In Bubalus kerabau isolate K-KA32 ecotype Philippines breed swamp buffalo chromosome 4, PCC_UOA_SB_1v2, whole genome shotgun sequence, one DNA window encodes the following:
- the ADAP2 gene encoding arf-GAP with dual PH domain-containing protein 2 isoform X2, giving the protein MGDRERNKKRLLELLQAAGTGNAYCADCGAADPDWASYKLGIFICLNCSGVHRNFPDISKVKSVRLDFWDDSIVEFMTHNGNLRVKAKYEARVPAFYYIPQANDCMVLKEQWIRAKYERQEFMADGKNISPPGNREGFLWKRGRDNAQFLKRRFVLLAREGLLKYYTKEEGKDPKAVISIKDLNATFQTEKIGNPHGLQITYRRDGRVRNLFVYHENGKEIVDWFNALRAARLQYLKMAFPELPESELVPLITRNYLKQGFMEKTGPKREPFKKRWFALDPQERRLLYYKNPLDAFELGQVFLGSNEQGYQVFEDLPKGIRGNRWKAGLTIVTPHRRFVFTCPSEKEQREWLESFREVLSSPLTPLNLLAVSTESDCSHR; this is encoded by the exons ATGGGCGACCGCGAGCGCAACAAGAAGCGGCTGCTGGAGCTGCTCCAGGCGGCGGGCACCGGCAACGCGTACTGCGCAGACTGCGGGGCGGCAG ATCCCGACTGGGCCTCTTACAAGCTGGGCATCTTTATCTGTCTGAACTGCTCCGGAGTCCACCGCAACTTTCCAGACATCAGCAAAGTGAAATCCGTCAGACTTGACTTCTGGGACGACAGTATCGTGGAG TTTATGACCCACAACGGGAACCTCCGAGTGAAGGCCAAGTACGAAGCCAGAGTCCCTGCATTCTACTATATCCCCCAGGCCAACGACTGCAT GGTCTTAAAAGAACAGTGGATTCGAGCTAAGTATGAGAGACAGGAATTTATGGCCGATGGGAAAAACATCTCACCCCCAG GTAACCGAGAAGGGTTCCTGTGGAAGCGGGGAAGGGACAACGCACAGTTCCTGAAAAGGAGGTTTGTCCTCCTGGCAAGAGAAGGCCTGCTGAAGTACTACACTAAAGAAGAG GGTAAAGACCCCAAAGCTGTCATCAGCATCAAGGACTTGAATGCCACCTTCCAGACAGAGAAGATTGGGaacccccatgggctgcagaTCACCTACCGGAGAGATGGCCGCGTTCGGAACCTGTTTGTGTACCACGAGAATGGGAAG GAGATAGTGGACTGGTTCAACGCCCTCCGTGCAGCCCGTCTCCAATATCTAAAAATGGCCTTTCCTGAGCTCCCAGAGTCTGAG CTTGTGCCCCTCATCACCAGGAACTATCTCAAACAAGGCTTCATGGAAAAGACCGGTCCAAAG AGAGAACCTTTCAAGAAAAGGTGGTTTGCTCTGGATCCCCAGGAGCGCAGGCTGCTTTATTACAAGAACCCACTG GATGCCTTCGAGCTGGGCCAGGTGTTTCTCGGGAGCAACGAACAGGGGTACCAGGTGTTCGAAGATCTGCCCAAGGGCATCCGAGGGAACCGCTGGAAAGCTGGCCTCACCATCGTCACCCCCCACCGGAGGTTCGTCTTCACCTGCCCCAGCGAGAAGGAGCAGCGTGAATGGCTGGAGAGTTTTCGGGAGGTCCTCTCCAGCCCCTTGACACCCCTCAACCTCCTTG CTGTGTCAAcagagagtgactgcagccacaggtGA
- the ADAP2 gene encoding arf-GAP with dual PH domain-containing protein 2 isoform X1, with translation MGDRERNKKRLLELLQAAGTGNAYCADCGAADPDWASYKLGIFICLNCSGVHRNFPDISKVKSVRLDFWDDSIVEFMTHNGNLRVKAKYEARVPAFYYIPQANDCMVLKEQWIRAKYERQEFMADGKNISPPGNREGFLWKRGRDNAQFLKRRFVLLAREGLLKYYTKEEGKDPKAVISIKDLNATFQTEKIGNPHGLQITYRRDGRVRNLFVYHENGKEIVDWFNALRAARLQYLKMAFPELPESELVPLITRNYLKQGFMEKTGPKQREPFKKRWFALDPQERRLLYYKNPLDAFELGQVFLGSNEQGYQVFEDLPKGIRGNRWKAGLTIVTPHRRFVFTCPSEKEQREWLESFREVLSSPLTPLNLLAVSTESDCSHR, from the exons ATGGGCGACCGCGAGCGCAACAAGAAGCGGCTGCTGGAGCTGCTCCAGGCGGCGGGCACCGGCAACGCGTACTGCGCAGACTGCGGGGCGGCAG ATCCCGACTGGGCCTCTTACAAGCTGGGCATCTTTATCTGTCTGAACTGCTCCGGAGTCCACCGCAACTTTCCAGACATCAGCAAAGTGAAATCCGTCAGACTTGACTTCTGGGACGACAGTATCGTGGAG TTTATGACCCACAACGGGAACCTCCGAGTGAAGGCCAAGTACGAAGCCAGAGTCCCTGCATTCTACTATATCCCCCAGGCCAACGACTGCAT GGTCTTAAAAGAACAGTGGATTCGAGCTAAGTATGAGAGACAGGAATTTATGGCCGATGGGAAAAACATCTCACCCCCAG GTAACCGAGAAGGGTTCCTGTGGAAGCGGGGAAGGGACAACGCACAGTTCCTGAAAAGGAGGTTTGTCCTCCTGGCAAGAGAAGGCCTGCTGAAGTACTACACTAAAGAAGAG GGTAAAGACCCCAAAGCTGTCATCAGCATCAAGGACTTGAATGCCACCTTCCAGACAGAGAAGATTGGGaacccccatgggctgcagaTCACCTACCGGAGAGATGGCCGCGTTCGGAACCTGTTTGTGTACCACGAGAATGGGAAG GAGATAGTGGACTGGTTCAACGCCCTCCGTGCAGCCCGTCTCCAATATCTAAAAATGGCCTTTCCTGAGCTCCCAGAGTCTGAG CTTGTGCCCCTCATCACCAGGAACTATCTCAAACAAGGCTTCATGGAAAAGACCGGTCCAAAG CAGAGAGAACCTTTCAAGAAAAGGTGGTTTGCTCTGGATCCCCAGGAGCGCAGGCTGCTTTATTACAAGAACCCACTG GATGCCTTCGAGCTGGGCCAGGTGTTTCTCGGGAGCAACGAACAGGGGTACCAGGTGTTCGAAGATCTGCCCAAGGGCATCCGAGGGAACCGCTGGAAAGCTGGCCTCACCATCGTCACCCCCCACCGGAGGTTCGTCTTCACCTGCCCCAGCGAGAAGGAGCAGCGTGAATGGCTGGAGAGTTTTCGGGAGGTCCTCTCCAGCCCCTTGACACCCCTCAACCTCCTTG CTGTGTCAAcagagagtgactgcagccacaggtGA